A region of Diadema setosum chromosome 15, eeDiaSeto1, whole genome shotgun sequence DNA encodes the following proteins:
- the LOC140238756 gene encoding uncharacterized protein, whose protein sequence is MKACNISWVLVVAFIVVLALATGTEAKKNRKRDRKEKLHADLSSTADGQVVPPPPPVVNSGSTTTSPDNDRENDDDPAVEPAVAPQVETSQSKRQKKRDRNREGKRDRDKTRQADESSDHAMKGRRERKRDKGEKKRHHKKHGHETARETTTDMMEITPDFIAAQPETSTTAESMQGDPIVEPDVVVEAEPEPSSTSKREKKQHRKNREGKRLREREQENSMRVDDEAHRARKKQQKNKDKNAKKKGHRKHNSVESTDGTDIEVNPTPSPVADGINLTPSGPSPLQTTQRQPPQAEPEPNQSEKRRKKHKQTEKEREMSRTDKKIQRLERKLSRMGYKQKNATKISCTDHEECAKGQCCLLRRSKKVCHVVDKPEGHHCVHDCMCSQGLTCVSKNKSQRSLSKGHCRRADIFDHGTEDVTGAAATDAAVNNEVPE, encoded by the exons AGAAACTTCACGCTGACCTGTCATCGACGGCAGACGGGCAGGTCGTTCCACCTCCACCACCTGTCGTCAACAGTGGTTCGACGACCACTTCACCTGACAACGATCGAGAAAACGACGATGACCCGGCGGTCGAGCCGGCCGTTGCTCCTCAGGTCGAGACTTCGCAGTCGAAGCGTCAGAAGAAGCGTGATCGAAATCGAGAAGGAAAGCGAGACCGAGACAAGACGAGACAAGCTGACGAGAGCAGTGACCATGCAATGAAAGGacggagggagagaaagagggataAAGGCGAGAAAAAACGACATCACAAGAAACATGGCCATGAAACAGCGAGGGAAACGACCACGGACATGATGGAAATCACACCCGACTTCATAGCTGCACAACCAGAGACGTCGACTACCGCGGAGTCGATGCAGGGAGACCCAATCGTTGAACCCGATGTGGTTGTCGAGGCCGAACCCGAGCCGTCGTCGACGTCAAAGCGGGAGAAGAAACAGCACCGCAAGAACCGTGAAGGAAAGCGACTTCGAGAACGGGAACAGGAAAACAGCATGCGGGTCGATGACGAGGCTCACAGGGCTCGAAAGAAACagcagaaaaacaaagacaaaaatgcaAAGAAGAAGGGACACCGGAAGCACAACTCTGTGGAGTCAA CTGACGGAACCGACATCGAGGTAAATCCTACGCCATCTCCAGTGGCCGACGGCATCAACCTGACACCATCGGGACCGTCCCCGCTGCAAACAACCCAGCGACAGCCACCACAG GCGGAGCCCGAACCCAACCAATCAGAAAAGAGACGAAAGAAgcacaaacagacagagaaagaacgCGAAATGTCGAGGACGGATAAAAAGATACAGCGGCTGGAGAGGAAGCTAAGCAGGATGGGTTACAAACAGAAGAACGCCACCAAGATATCGTGTACAGACCACGAGGAATGTGCAAAAG GTCAGTGTTGTTTACTGAGGAGGAGCAAAAAGGTGTGTCACGTGGTCGACAAACCGGAAGGACATCACTGCGTCCATGACTGCATGTGTAGCCAAG GTCTGACATGTGTGAGTAAGAACAAGAGCCAGAGGTCACTCAGTAAGGGCCATTGTCGGCGAGCGGACATCTTTGATCACGGAACCGAGGACGTCACCGGAGCAGCGGCGACGGACGCAGCCGTGAATAACGAGGTCCCCGAGTAA